A region from the Canis lupus dingo isolate Sandy chromosome X, ASM325472v2, whole genome shotgun sequence genome encodes:
- the LOC112673106 gene encoding RNA-binding protein 3-like, which produces MSSEEGMLFLGGLNFNTNEQALEDHFSSFGPISEVVVVKDRETQRSRGFCFITFTNPEHASDAMRPMNGKSLDGRQIRVDHAGKLARGTRGCAFRAHGRGRSYSRGGGDQGYGSGRYDSQPGGYGYGRSRD; this is translated from the coding sequence ATGTCTTCTGAAGAAGGGATGCTTTTCTTGGGAGGGTTGAACTTCAACACCAATGAGCAGGCTTTGGAAGACCACTTCAGCAGCTTCGGTCCTATCTCTGAGGTGGTTGTTGTCAAGGACCGGGAGACTCAACGATCCCGGGGTTTTTGTTTCATCACCTTCACCAATCCAGAGCATGCCTCAGATGCCATGAGACCCATGAATGGAAAGTCTCTGGATGGTCGCCAGATCCGTGTGGATCACGCGGGCAAGTTGGCCAGGGGAACTAGAGGGTGTGCCTTTAGGGCCCATGGGCGTGGTCGCAGCTACTCTAGAGGTGGTGGGGACCAGGGCTATGGGAGTGGCAGATATGACAGTCAACCTGGAGGATATGGATATGGAAGGTCCAGAGACTAA